One segment of Pempheris klunzingeri isolate RE-2024b chromosome 20, fPemKlu1.hap1, whole genome shotgun sequence DNA contains the following:
- the LOC139219732 gene encoding monocarboxylate transporter 7-like — protein MALCGVKGIRFLGPNFYPEAPNGGWGWVVAVAFFFVEVFTYGTIKSFGIFLQVLMKEFGETNSRVSWIVSICVFVMTFNGPLSSVMTNRFGFQVVVMVGGFLISLGTIATSFTSSINQMYITYGLVAGLGYCLTFLPTVTILSQYFTHRRSLVTALASTGESLSMFALAPAFSALRDHIGWRHTMAVIGALQSVIIICGALLRPIIIKPRVTHETETDRSPPMELQALSIEENVEGTEPEDSITNYTSNAQNTLNSLDNELTRGSVSTGDSGVQSLDIDSSSPEEKTLLHKEARLETEQTSVENSTEEIRESETDGKQNKGAEKHVMKHEEKNSGDEKLSAKNSKLLDFSILRECSFILYSLFGLFATLGFFAPQLYIIELSVARGVERDHAAYMLSTMAVAEILGRFSIGWILTRKQFMRKKLLVLLACVLTMAADLVGFTLVTEFYGLAVCCALYGFFMGTLACTHIPMLAEDDVVGIEKMSSAAGVYVFIQSFAGLAGPPLGGKLVDMTGNYGSAFLSCAVGMAISALFLGLVKPAKRGLLCKRRNSKRPEDVHKRKGDSEEQSAAHKLDKRTDSPQNGAGVDVNFTRDQAGAASDVQEVISFA, from the exons ATGGCACTGTGTGGAGTCAAGGGAATACGTTTCTTGGGGCCCAATTTTTACCCAGAAGCCCCTAACGGAGGCTGGGGATGGGTAGTGGCTGTGGCCTTCTTCTTTGTGGAGGTTTTCACCTATGGCACCATCAAGAGCTTCGGCATCTTCCTCCAGGTCCTAATGAAGGAGTTTGGAGAGACCAACAGTCGGGTCTCCTGGATCGTTTCCATCTGCGTGTTTGTCATGACCTTCAATG gtcctctctcctctgtgatgACTAACCGCTTTGGCTTCCAAGTGGTTGTTATGGTTGGAGGATTCCTCATTTCCTTGGGGACCATTGCCACCAGCTTCACCAGCTCCATCAATCAAATGTACATCACCTATGGATTAGTTGCAG GTCTGGGCTACTGTCTGACGTTCCTGCCCACTGTGACAATCCTTTCCCAGTATTTTACCCATCGACGGTCTCTGGTCACAGCTTTGGCTTCCACTGGAGAGTCCCTGTCCATGTTCGCCCTGGCACCAG CCTTTTCTGCTTTGAGGGACCATATTGGCTGGCGACATACCATGGCAGTGATCGGAGCTTTGCAAAGCGTCATCATCATCTGTGGTGCTCTGCTTCGGCCAATCATTATCAAACCCAGAGTGACCCATGAGACAGAGACTGACAGGTCGCCCCCAATGGAGCTGCAAGCCCTCAGTATAGAAGAGAATGTAGAGGGCACAGAACCAGAGGACTCTATAACAAATTATACCTCAAATGCACAAAATACCTTGAACAGTCTGGACAATGAGCTAACTAGAGGCTCTGTGAGCACTGGAGACTCTGGTGTCCAGTCTCTAGACATAGACAGCAGCAGCCCGGAGGAGAAGACGTTACTGCACAAAGAGGCAAGGTTAGAGACTGAACAGACATCTGTGGAAAACAGTACTGAAGAAATTAGAGAGTCTGAAACAGACGGGAAACAGAACAAAGGTGCAGAGAAACATGTGATGAAACACGAGGAAAAGAACTCGGGTGATGAAAAGCTTTCAGCAAAGAATTCAAAACTCCTAGATTTCTCCATCCTCAGAGAGTGCAGCTTCATCCTCTATTCTCTGTTTGGACTCTTCGCCACGCTCGGCTTCTTCGCCCCTCAACTCTACATCATTGAGCTGAGCGTGGCACGGGGTGTGGAGCGGGACCATGCCGCCTACATGCTCTCCACCATGGCTGTGGCTGAAATCTTGGGCCGATTTTCCATTGGGTGGATCCTAACACGGAAGCAGTTCATGAGGAAGAAGCTGCTTGTGCTTCTGGCATGTGTCCTTACAATGGCTGCGGACCTGGTGGGATTTACTTTGGTTACGGAGTTCTATGGCTTGGCTGTGTGCTGTGCTTTGTATGGCTTCTTCATGGGAACCCTTGCTTGCACCCACATCCCCATGCTGGCTGAGGATGATGTGGTGGGCATAGAGAAGATGTCTTCAGCTGCTGGGGTCTATGTGTTCATACAGAGCTTTGCTGGGCTGGCTGGACCCCCGCTTGGAG GTAAGCTGGTGGATATGACTGGGAACTACGGATCAGCCTTCCTCTCCTGTGCTGTCGGCATGGCAATCAGTGCCCTGTTCCTGGGTTTGGTAAAACCAGCGAAGAGAGGATTACTCTGTAAGAGGAGGAACTCAAAACGCCCTGAAGATGTACATAAAAGGAAAGGGGACTCCGAGGAACAGAGTGCGGCGCATAAACTGGACAAAAGAACTGACAGTCCTCAGAACGGCGCTGGAGTAGATGTCAACTTCACCCGCGACCAGGCGGGAGCAGCAAGTGATGTCCAGGAGGTTATAAGTTTTGCTTGA